One genomic window of Leptospira paudalimensis includes the following:
- a CDS encoding STAS domain-containing protein: MEINLKKNADAFVISISGSLDIYTSLDFKNFLETNIPSQPSNNLHVIINLEKLNYIDSSGIGMLIKQLNYVQELQGKFSIANMKPAIEKVFKVAGLTSYFQTIGEDEYREKYAV; this comes from the coding sequence ATGGAAATAAATCTGAAAAAGAATGCAGACGCTTTTGTGATCAGCATTTCCGGAAGTTTGGACATTTACACTTCCTTGGATTTTAAAAACTTCCTCGAAACCAATATCCCAAGCCAACCTTCGAACAACCTCCACGTCATCATCAATTTAGAGAAATTGAACTACATTGACTCTTCTGGGATTGGAATGCTCATCAAACAGCTGAATTATGTCCAAGAATTGCAAGGGAAGTTCTCCATTGCCAATATGAAACCAGCAATTGAGAAGGTGTTTAAGGTAGCAGGGCTTACTAGTTACTTCCAAACCATTGGAGAAGACGAATACCGCGAAAAATACGCGGTATAA
- a CDS encoding LIC10729 family protein, with product MLPLKLRILLFTAIFLSTIGALFADDSKIPKQEFGLEEGLLPEDISTFPELKTWAIYQSYELEPDGPYLGLQDSICRMVPESGLRFLLEKPRDTKSTVYLYLDLTMYKPLKGSKFKPRKLQIFVNGKPKRAILTERTKGFQNPVEIPLEPSEYPDGKIYVDLVPSQNSVGRFWGIWDAFVVENRLDEKD from the coding sequence GTGCTACCATTGAAACTACGAATCCTTCTCTTTACGGCAATCTTTTTATCAACGATAGGTGCACTCTTCGCAGACGATTCCAAAATTCCCAAACAAGAATTTGGATTGGAGGAAGGATTGTTACCCGAAGACATTTCTACCTTCCCCGAACTGAAAACATGGGCCATCTACCAGTCCTACGAATTGGAACCGGATGGACCCTACTTGGGATTACAAGATTCCATTTGTCGGATGGTGCCTGAATCGGGACTTCGTTTTTTATTAGAAAAACCACGTGATACAAAATCCACAGTTTACCTGTATTTGGACTTAACGATGTACAAACCACTTAAGGGATCAAAGTTCAAACCTAGAAAGTTACAAATTTTTGTGAACGGAAAACCCAAACGTGCCATCCTAACAGAACGTACGAAGGGTTTTCAGAATCCTGTGGAAATCCCATTGGAACCTTCTGAATACCCAGATGGCAAAATTTACGTCGATTTAGTGCCGAGTCAAAACTCAGTCGGCCGTTTTTGGGGGATTTGGGATGCGTTTGTAGTCGAAAACCGTTTGGACGAGAAGGATTGA
- a CDS encoding bifunctional riboflavin kinase/FAD synthetase translates to MKIIRSLESIQNEFQLGSSLTLGNFDGIHVGHQTLLLRTVEKAKELGIPSVVVTYYPNPAVVLGKKPNFKYLSSEKEKEELIRGFGIDYLIVLDFTISLSKMSAEEFLEKIMIQTLHAKHIVIGYNHFFGAERRGDFTLLDLHKSNYGYAVELREAVLKKDSKISSSLIRGFLDKGEMEEAKILLGRNYHISGTVVEGSKRGRTIGFPTANLQVPSDKLLPSVGVYACFVKFDGKDHKGMVNIGFNPTFDGLGLHVEVNIFDFDGNLYGKEIELEMVKKIREEQKFDGIDALKNQLNKDKDTSLSILALR, encoded by the coding sequence TTGAAAATTATTCGCTCTTTAGAATCGATCCAAAATGAATTCCAACTCGGCTCTTCTTTGACACTTGGAAATTTCGACGGAATCCATGTGGGTCACCAAACACTTTTGTTACGGACTGTGGAAAAAGCCAAGGAACTTGGAATCCCTTCGGTTGTGGTTACCTATTATCCAAACCCAGCAGTTGTGCTTGGGAAAAAACCAAACTTTAAATACCTCTCCTCGGAAAAAGAAAAAGAGGAACTCATACGCGGGTTTGGGATTGATTACCTCATCGTTTTAGATTTTACCATCTCTCTCTCGAAAATGTCTGCAGAAGAGTTTTTAGAAAAAATCATGATCCAAACCTTACATGCCAAACACATAGTGATTGGTTATAACCATTTTTTTGGTGCTGAAAGAAGAGGTGATTTTACTCTTCTTGATTTACATAAATCTAATTATGGTTATGCGGTTGAGTTAAGAGAAGCAGTTCTAAAGAAAGACAGTAAAATTTCATCCTCTCTTATCCGAGGTTTCCTCGACAAAGGAGAAATGGAAGAAGCAAAGATTTTACTCGGACGAAATTATCATATCTCTGGAACCGTGGTAGAAGGTTCCAAACGTGGTCGAACCATTGGATTTCCAACGGCAAACCTCCAAGTTCCAAGTGATAAACTTTTACCCTCGGTGGGTGTGTATGCTTGTTTTGTGAAGTTTGATGGAAAAGACCACAAAGGAATGGTAAACATTGGATTTAATCCCACCTTTGATGGGTTAGGTTTACATGTAGAAGTAAACATCTTTGATTTTGACGGAAATTTATACGGCAAAGAAATTGAACTGGAAATGGTAAAAAAAATCCGAGAAGAACAAAAGTTTGATG